A segment of the Serratia fonticola genome:
GGATGCGTTCCGAGTGCCAGGACCGCTTGTCTGCGCGTTTTACCACGGAGCAGTTGGCAAGAACCCGTTTTGGCAGCCGGGTGATTTGCCGCGATCGGCAACTGATTTATCAGGAAGCACCGGAAGCCTACAAATCTATCGATAGCGTCGTCGGGGCCTTGCAGCAGGCGGGCTTGGTGCTGCTGCTGGCACGTATGAAACCGGTGCTGACTTATAAAACCAGCGGAGGGCGGAAATGATCTTATTACAGATTTCTGCCGCCCATGGCCCAGACGAATGCTGCCTGGCGGTGAGTCTGGCACTGCGGCAGTTTTACCAAGAGGCGCAGGCGCTACAGGTGGACGTAGGTAAAGTTGAACGGGAAAGCGGCCGCCAGGCGGGGACGTTACGCTCGGTACTGCTATCGCTCAGTGGCCGTTCCGCCGAGCAATTGGCCGATCGCTGGTGTGGCACGTTGCAATGGATTTGTGAAAGCCCATGGCGCAAAAGGCGAGCCAGAAAGAACTGGTTTATTGGTGCCGCCCGTTTTTCTCCGGCCGCCGTTCCCCAGGAGAGTGAAATTCGCTTTGAAACCTTGAGGTCCTCTGGGCCTGGTGGGCAACACGTGAACAAAACGGAATCGGCAATTCGCGCCACTCATCTTGCCAGCGGCATTAGCGTTAAGGTACAGACGGAACGCAGCCAACATGCCAATAAGCGCTTGGCGTGTTTATTGATTGCCCACCGGCTGGAGCAGCTCGAACAGCAGCAGTTGGGGGAACAACGCGCTCAACGGCGGCTGTTTCATCATCAAATCGTTCGCGGCGCACCAGTGCGCGTATTCAAAGGCGATGATTTTACACCCTGCCAGGTGTTAGCGCGTTAACAGCCAAAACGTTATAAACAGCCTGTCGGCTTTATCCAGATGGCCGACAGGTTAATCAAGAAGAAGAAAAATCATGGAAAGACAAAGAAAATATGGTCGAACGTACCATTATCCTTTCTCACCGGGAACCACCAGTGACGATCGGATCAATAATGCCTATTGGCAGGATATTCAGGGTATTAACCTATTAATACAGACCGAAAAGCTGGATGGTGAAAATAACTGCCTGAATCGCGACGGGGTATTTGCCCGTTCTCACGCAGCGCCGACGGTTTCTGCCTGGACGCGTCAGATCCGTCAGCGTTGGCAGCATATTAAAAATGATTTGGGTGATATTGAACTGTTTGGCGAGAATCTGTATGCCACGCACTCTATCGAATATCGTGCTCTGGAGCAGGATTTCTATTTATTTGCGGTGCGCTGCAAAGATATGTGGCTGAGTTGGGAAGAGGTCAAGTTTTATGCCGCGCTATTTGATTTTGCCTGTGTGCCTGAATTGACGCTGTCCGAACGTCCCCAGACAGAAGCAGAATACCGGCGGGCCGTTATTGCGTTGGCCGGTGGCGCCGGTTGTTTTGCCCCACATGATGTTCATAGCGGCTTGCCCTGTACCCTGGAAGGGATCGTGACCCGCAATGCGGCTGAATTCCCCGTTGCCCAGTTTTCCCATAACGTTTTTAAATACGTACGGAAAAACCACGTGAAGACGGACCGGCACTGGCGGGTGAATTGGCAACGCGCGCGCATGGCGCATGAGTATCAACAGGAGGATCGCCATGTGGTGCCTGAGTGAAGATAAACGGTGGGCCGCACTGGCTGAACGGTTTCGCTGGGTGGCCGATATGCATCAAGTGCCGCAAGATCCCCGGCATCATGCGGAAGGTGATGTTGCAATCCATACCCAACGGGTGCTGGCGGCGTTGGTTGGTGCCGCCGAGTTTACGGTATTGCCTCCGCAACAACGGGAGTTACTTTGGGCGGCTGCACTGTTACACGATGTGGAAAAGCGCAGCACCACGCGCGTGGAGGCCGATGGTTCAGTGACATCGCCTAATCATGCCAAGCGGGGAGAACTGACAACGCGCTCGATTTTGTATCGGGATATCGCCACACCGTTTCACGTGCGGGAGCACATTGCGGCGCTGGTGCGTTTCCATGGTCTGCCGCTGTGGATCATGGGGCGTCCTTCACCGGAGCGGGCGTTATTATCGGCGGCATTGCGACTGGATACGCGGCTGTTAGCGATACTGGCGCGGGCGGATGTCTTCGGTCGCGATTGTGAGGACCAGAGCCGCTTGCTGGAAAATATCGAACTGTTCGAGCTATTTTGCCAGGAGCAGCACTGTTGGGGGCAGGCCCGGTCTTTCGCCAGTGATGAGCAGCGTTATCACTATCTGACACACCCGCAGGCAAGCGTTGATTTTGTGCCTTATGCGCAGTTTAACAGTGAGGTCATCCTGCTTTGCGCCTTGCCCGGAATGGGGAAGGATCGCTATATCGCCCAACACGCTGCGGGCATGGAGACCATCAGCCTGGACAACATTCGCCGCCAGCATCGGCTTTCGCCTACCGATAAGCAGGCGACTGGCTGGGTGGTGCAGCAAGCCAAGGCGCAGGCCAGGGTACTGCTGCGCCGCGGGGAGCCCTTTGTGTGGAATGCCACCAATATTACGCGCCAGTTACGTTGCCAACTGGTCGAACTGTTCACGGCCTATCGGGCGAGAGTGAAAATTGTTTATCTGGAGGTGCCTTATGCGCAATGGCAGCAGCAAAATGCCGGACGGGAACACAGCGTACCGCTGCGTGCCATGGAACATATGCTGAGTAAATTGGAAATCCCACAAGCTGATGAGGCGCATGAGGTGGAGTGGATTGTCAAGGATGCTTGAAGTGAGTTTTGTCATCAGAAATGACTATCATCATGGCCTATCCCACCAGAGGGGATAGGCTAAATAAGCTTCGCCAGTGCGGAGGATCTTTTGGGCGCAGGTTAATTTGCTATCACAGTGACTAGCAGCGGAGAGTCAAACATGGCCTTAGGCGAGATAACCGGTGCATCCCACGGGATCTGTGTGC
Coding sequences within it:
- the prfH gene encoding peptide chain release factor H; this translates as MILLQISAAHGPDECCLAVSLALRQFYQEAQALQVDVGKVERESGRQAGTLRSVLLSLSGRSAEQLADRWCGTLQWICESPWRKRRARKNWFIGAARFSPAAVPQESEIRFETLRSSGPGGQHVNKTESAIRATHLASGISVKVQTERSQHANKRLACLLIAHRLEQLEQQQLGEQRAQRRLFHHQIVRGAPVRVFKGDDFTPCQVLAR
- a CDS encoding RNA ligase family protein; translation: MERQRKYGRTYHYPFSPGTTSDDRINNAYWQDIQGINLLIQTEKLDGENNCLNRDGVFARSHAAPTVSAWTRQIRQRWQHIKNDLGDIELFGENLYATHSIEYRALEQDFYLFAVRCKDMWLSWEEVKFYAALFDFACVPELTLSERPQTEAEYRRAVIALAGGAGCFAPHDVHSGLPCTLEGIVTRNAAEFPVAQFSHNVFKYVRKNHVKTDRHWRVNWQRARMAHEYQQEDRHVVPE
- a CDS encoding AAA family ATPase, translated to MWCLSEDKRWAALAERFRWVADMHQVPQDPRHHAEGDVAIHTQRVLAALVGAAEFTVLPPQQRELLWAAALLHDVEKRSTTRVEADGSVTSPNHAKRGELTTRSILYRDIATPFHVREHIAALVRFHGLPLWIMGRPSPERALLSAALRLDTRLLAILARADVFGRDCEDQSRLLENIELFELFCQEQHCWGQARSFASDEQRYHYLTHPQASVDFVPYAQFNSEVILLCALPGMGKDRYIAQHAAGMETISLDNIRRQHRLSPTDKQATGWVVQQAKAQARVLLRRGEPFVWNATNITRQLRCQLVELFTAYRARVKIVYLEVPYAQWQQQNAGREHSVPLRAMEHMLSKLEIPQADEAHEVEWIVKDA